GACGATGCAGCCGAACAGCTGCGGATACAGCGTCAGCATATTGCCCACCAGCAGGCCGCCGTTGCTGCCGCCGCGCGCCCCCAGATGCGGCGCCGAGGTCACCTTGCGTGCGATGAGGTCTTCGGCCACGGCGGCGAAATCCTCATAGGCGCGATGGCGTTTCTGCTTGAGCGCCGCCTGATGCCACGCCGGACCATACTCGCCGCCGCCGCGGATGTTGGCCACCACGTACACCCCGCCGCGCTCCAGCCAGGCCGGCGCCTTGCCGCCGAGATAGCCCGGCAACAGCGGCACTTCAAACCCGCCGTAGCCATACAGCAGCGTCGGCGTGCTGCCGTCCAGCTTGAGATCTTTGGCGGCGATCTGGAAATACGGCACGCGGGTGCCGTCCTTGGAGCGCGCGAAATGCTGGCTGACCTGATAGCCGGCGGCGTCAAAGTCCTGCGGCGCCTGTTTCAACAGCGTCGCCTCACCGCCGTCCAGATTGCCCATATACAGCGAGGTCGGCTGCAGGAACCCGCTGACGGTCAGGAAATAGGCGTTGCTCTCTTCGTCGATGCCGCCGGCGGAAAGGGTGCTGATGGCGCCGGGGTTGCCTAGCGGGCGACGTTGCCAGCTGCCGCCCTGCGGCGTCAGCACCTCCAGCCGGTTGACCACGTTATCCATGATGCTGAGGATCAGATGATCGCGGGTGCCGCTGTAGCCGCTCAGCGCCTGCTCGGTGGTCGGGGTAAACAGCAGCTGCAGCTCGCGCTTGCCCGCCAGATAGTCGTCGAAGTTAGCCGCCAGCAGTGCGCCGGACGGATAACGCTTGCCGCCCACTTCCCAGTCGCTGCTCGGTTTGATCAGCAGCCATTCCCGATGCGTGTCCAGCTCAGCGTCGGCCGGGATGTCGATTTTTTTCTGCCGGCCGTCCTGAGCCAGCAAGAAATAGTCACGGCGATAGAAGTCCAGGCTGCGGCCGACGAAATCGCGCTCAAAGCCCGGCGTGCGATCGTGATAGGCGAAGACCGCCATGTCCTCGGGCTGCGCTTCGTACAGCGTTTCGGCTGCGCTCAGCGGCGTGCCGCGCCGCCAGCGTTTGGCGATGCGCGCGTAGCCGGACTGGGTCATCGAGCCGGGGCCGAAATCGGTGGCGATGAACAGCGTGTCCCGATCGACCCAGGAAACCCGGCTTTTCGCCACCGGCACGTTGAAACCGTCTTTGACGAAACGTTTGGCAACCAGATCGAATTCGCGGATTTCGGTGGCGTCACCGCCGTCCGGCGACAGCTGCATCAGGCAGTAACGGTATTCCGGCGCCAGCGGTTGCGAGCCCTGATAAACCCAATCCTTGCCCTCCGCTTTGCCCAACGCATCGATATCCAGCACCGTCTCCCAGGCCGGTTTGGCCTTGCGGTACTCGTCCAGCGTGGTGCGCCGCAGCAGACCACGCGGGTTGGCCTGATCCTGCCAGAAGTTGTAATAGTACTCGCCGCGTTTGCTCACCCACGGGATCTGGGTGTCTTTATTGAGGATATCCAGGACTTCGCGCTCAATGCGCTGAAAGTCTTCGCCCTGACCGAAACGTGCCACGGTGCGCTGATTTTCCTGCTGCACCCATTGCAGCGCTTTTTTACCCTGCAGCTCTTCCAGCCACAGGAATTCATCGCCGGCGGCCGCGCCGCCCTCCGCCGCCATCGCCAGGCGGATACTGTTGGGTAATGAAGTCATCGCGAATACGGCTCCTGCGGTTTGCGCACTGAGTTTAATGAACTGACGTCGATTGGTGACCGGCAAAATCAAGCTCCTTTTGAGTCGGCTGCAACGCCGCCCCGTCATGGGCGACAGCCTGTGAAATAAGAGTCATTTTCAACAAGGTAGGCGTTTGGCGGCGCGGAGTCAAAGCCCACGGCCGCCGCGTTGAGTCAGGATTGAGGATAGTGGATCAGATCGTGGATACGCACCGTTTGTGAACCGGCGTTGCGGTAGGCATGCGGCCGATCTGCCTGAAAGCGCATCGCCTCGCCGGCCGCCAGGCTGTGCCACGCGCCGTCTATCGCCAATTCCAACCGGCCGCTGATCACGATCACATGCTCGATCACGCCCGGCTCATGCGGCGACGATTCGCTGAACGCACCCGGCGCGAGATCGATGACGAACATATCGAAACCCAGCTGGCGATCGTAGGGAAACAGCGGCACCACGCGCATGTCGGCGTTGTCCTGATCGTACACCGGCAGATCGCCATAGCGGTGCAACGTCGCCTGCTGCTGCGCGGGTGAGGCCTCAAGAAAGGCGGAAAACGCCACGTTGAAACCGGTGGCGATCTTCCACAGCGTCGCCACCGTCGGGCTGGACTCGCCGCGTTCAATCTGCCCGAGCATCGCCTTGCTGACGCCGGTGAATTCCGCCGCCTGCGTCAGGCTCCAGCCGCGCTGTGCGCGCAGCGTGCGAAGGGTGTGCGCCAAATGGCCGGCAAGTTCCTGCATCCAGTTCTCCTCTGCGTGTCGAGCCCGATTATACCCGCTTGTGCGCTATAGCGCACGATGCTATGCTGATTTCTTGCCGTGCGTTATAACGCACAACCACCGATTGGAGCTGCTCATGCGCCCTGCCGTCACCCTGCGTCATCTGACCCTGCCCGCCGTCATGGCCGGCTTTGTCGCCGTTCTGGTTGGTTACACCAGCTCTGCCGCCATCATTTTCCAGGCCGCCGCCGCCGCAGGCGCTACGCCGGCGCAGATCGGCGGCTGGCTGAGCACGCTTGGGATCGCAATGGGCGTCACTTCCCTCGGGCTGTCGCTTTACCATCGCACCCCGATCCTCACCGCCTGGTCGACGCCCGGCGCGGCGCTGCTGGTCACCAGCCTGCCCGGCACGCCGATCAACGAGGCGATCGGGGTGTTTATCTTCGCTTCCGGTCTGATCCTGCTCTGCGGCATCACCGGGCTGTTCGCTCGCCTGATGGATTATATTCCGCAGGCGATTTCCGCCGCGATGCTGGCGGGGATCCTGCTGCGTTTCGGGCTGGACGCCTTCGCTTCGCTGCAGCTCAATTTCCTCCTCAGCGCCGGTATGGGGCTGACCTATCTGCTCAGCCGCCGTTACCTGCCGCGCTACGCCATCGTATTGACGCTGGCGATTGGGCTGGCGATCGCCACGCTGCAGGGCGATATCCAACTGACGCAACAGACGCCGGCGTTCGCCGTGCCGGAATTTATCGCGCCGCATTTCAGCTGGCCGACGCTGCTCGGCATCGGCGTGCCTTTCTTCGTGGTGACCATGGCTTCACAGAACGCTCCCGGGATCGCTACGCTGCAGGCGGCGGGTTACCGTGTCCCCACCTCACCGCTGATCGCCTGGACGGCGCTGACCGCGCTGCTGCTGGCGCCATTCGGCGGTTTCTCGGTGTGCATCGCCGCCATTACCGCCGCCATTTGCATGGGGCCGGACGTGCATCCCGATCCGCAGCGGCGCTATATGGGCGCGGTGGCCGCCGGCGGCTTTTACCTGCTGGCCGGGTTGTTCGGCGGCGCCATCGGCCTGCTGTTCAGCGCGTTGCCGGTCGCCTTGATCCACACCATCGCCGGGCTGGCGTTGCTCGGCACCATCGGCGGCAGCCTGCAACGCGCGCTGCATGATGAAAAACAGCGCGACGCGGCGCTGATCGCCTTCCTCATCACCGCCTCCGGCGTCACGCTGCTCGGCATCGGTTCTGCATTCTGGGGCATTGTCGGCGGCGCCATCGCTCATCTGCTGCTGTCGCTGCCGCGGCGAACCTCCGAGGCGTAACGGGCGGTCTACATTGACAAGCGACGCCGTGGCGCCTTCACTTTCTCTGTCGTTTGACTGTCAATTCACCTAATAAGTGACGCCGTCACCAAGGAAGCTTATGACTGAGAAAGCCGCGCTGTTGGCTCAGCGCCTGATACGCAATGTCGAACAGGTAGAGATGAAACATGACCGGCGGCCGCCGTTGTATGACAGCGTCGGCGCCCGTCTCGGCACCGGCACCGCCGCCGACAAGCTGGGCGCCTCTTTCGATTGTGTGGCGCCGGGCATGCGTTCCTGCCCCTACCATTTTCACTACGCTCAGGAGGAAATGTTCATCATTCTGGAAGGCAGCGGTACGCTGCGGGTGGCAGGAGAAATGCTGCCGATCGTCAGCGGGGATGTCATTTTCATTCCGCCGGGCCCGGAATACCCGCACCAGATCATCAACACTTCCGATGCGCCGCTGAAGTACCTGTCCGTCAGCACGCGCGAACAGCCGGAGCTGGTGATGTACCCGGATTCCGGCAAATACCAGGCGATGGCGCGCAGCGCAGACGGCGAGCAGGTGCGCTACCTGCAGCGCCCTTCAACCTCGCTCGATTACTGGCAGGATGAACCCTGAATCGCCGTCCGGCAACGGGATATCCAACGCGCGCGCCGCCAGTTCGGCCACGCGAAAGTCAATGTCAGCCGCCTGCCCGTCTTCCATGAACCAGGCGGCGGAGAGCCCCGACCAGGCCAGGATCCATTGCAGCAAGCGCCGGCGATCCAACCCGGCCAACCGGCACACCTGTTCCACGCGGCGCTGGAAAATGGCTGGATCGGTGGCGATACCGTAGTTGGGATTGCAGAAGATATTGGCGTAATCGAAACCCCGTTCACCGTACAAACGCTTGGGGTCGATCGCCAGCCAGCCGCGTTCGCCAAAGTCGAGCACATTGTCATGGTGGATGTCGCCGTGCAGCACGCTTTCTTCTCGCGGGCTGCTGAGCAATTCCGCCGCCGTTGTGGCGCTGAGACGCAGCATGCCGCCGTGCGCCTGCGCCGCCGGCCACAGCGAGCTGAACCACTCCTGCAGCGGGATCAATTCGGGCAGCGGTGCCTCTCGCGGCGCATGCAAGGCGGCGATCGCCCGGCACAGGATCTGCGTGGCCTGCTCATCGTCGCCATCACGCACCAGCTGCGCCAACGAACCTTCGCCCTGCGCGCGCTCCAGCAGAATGCCGTCGTCGTGCCACGCCAGCACCAGCGCGGCGCCTTCCCCGCGCCACCAGCACATGAGCCGGCCACCGAAGCGCTCCTCCTGCTCGCGGGCGATCTTCAACATGGCGGCCTCGCCCCGGTAACGCACCGGCATCAGCAGACTGCTGTGGGTTTCGAAGGCTTTGCCATCCTGTTCCAGTTGCCAGCGTTGCAGGTAGGGAGTAAAAATCGGGTTCATCGTCTCATGCGTCCTTGTGGCCGAGCTGCGCCGCACTGTCACATTCGGGTGAAGACGACGTATAAAATAAAGAGGGATGATACTCTCAAATATCATCGGTGCGCGGCGCCTGGCCGCCGTTTCTTCAGTATCCTAACCAAGTTTGTCGATTTTATTAACCGGTCTTGCGCGGGGTTTGACCATGACATCATTAAAACGCACGAATTATCCGCAGTTGCCGACGCCGGGCGGCCCCTATGTGCATGCGGTGCGCCACGGCGATCGCTTATACGTTTCCGGATTGACGGCCTTCGCCACCGACGCTCAGGGGTTGAGCGCGCCGGAGCAAACGCAGGAGATCCTCGAACAGCTGGCCACCATTGCCGCCAGCGAAGGCGTCAACCTCAAGGCATTGATTAAAATCAGCGTGTTCCTGACCGACATCGCCGATCTGGCGGGCGTGCGCCCGGTGCTGTTTGACTATTTCGATGGCGCGCTGCCGGCCTGTTCACTGATGGCGGTCAGCGCGTTGTTCTCACCCGCGGTGTGTGTGGAAATAGAGGCGGTGATGGCGTTGCAGTAATGCGTGGCTAGAGCGCGCCCTCATCCGGCACGCAGGGGCCGATCTTGAACCAGGCTTTGGCGATCCGCCCCTGTTCCACTTCATAGATGGCGATGACATCCATTTTGCCGCGCCCCTGCGGGAAATTGCGCGTCACCACTTCCTGATCGACCACCATATTGCCTACCGCCATGCGTTTTATCCGTTCGCCATACAGACTCGGCTCCTGGAAACGCACCAGATGCCGTTCACGGATCGCCGCCTTGCCGCTGGCCAGCAGCGTGTCTGGATGCTCGTAATACTGGGCGTCGTCCGCCCAGCAGGCCATAAAGGCCTCGATGTCGCGGGCGTTATAGGCGTCAAGCTGTTGTTGAACCACATCCTGCGGGCGTGCCGTTTTATCGTTCATCACATCCTCCTGCCGAAGTTAACCGCCGCATACGTCGAACCCATCACGTTAACCGCCCAGTGCTGCAGCTTGATGACACGGCGAGATCTGAATAAAAACCCAAAAATAGCGAATAAATAACCTATCACGCCCAATGAACAATTCAAGCGCCCACGCATAAATTTTCTGCGCCGCGCCAGGGGCGGTGAAAACCGCATGACGCCGCGCGTTAATCTTTGCGACGGTGAGGGAAATTCTGCTAATTTAGCGTGAACAGCCTGACGATAACGAAACGCTATGCAGCAAAAACCGGTGTTGGACGAAGCCAGACAGTTAAAACGACTCAACGCCGCCACGCGGCGCCAATCCCATATGTACAAATGGATCGCGCTGATTGCGGCGCTGGATGCGCTGTTGGTGTTTTGGTATGACCGGGATATGCGCAACGTCACCTTCTCGGGAGCGGTTGCGCTGGTGTGCGGCTATTTGTGGATCCGCGATCGCAACAAGGCCCGGGGTTACCGGCGCGAGTTTGATCGCAAATTCGGCAAGCGCAGCGGCGATTAAGGCTGCATCGCCTCCAGCACTTTAGCACTGTCGACGATCTGCACGAACTTCACGATTTTGCCGGCGCGCAGCGTATAAATATGCGCAAAAGAGGCGCTGAAGGATTTGCCGGTGGCCCGGTAGGTGCCGTGATAAAAACCCTGAGCGATCACATTGTCGCCGGCGTCGTAAAAGTGATCGACGTCGGCGCGGTAACCTTGCCATTCGCTGCCCAGGCGCTGATGCACGTTCTTGATGATGTTCTCCGGGCCGATATAGGTACCGGCGTAAGGGAAACCGGCGGCTTCGGTCCACTCGGCATCGGGGGCCAGCGCCGCCAGCAGATTACGGCCGTTTTCTTCGGAGCTGCCTTCATAGGTTGCGCGCACTATTTCAAGAGGGGTTGGCATGTCTCTTCTCCCATGGCTGATGAGGATATTCCGGCCATCCCCGCGGACACAGGCTCTCACCAAGCGGAGACGGCGGA
Above is a window of Serratia nematodiphila DZ0503SBS1 DNA encoding:
- a CDS encoding prolyl oligopeptidase family serine peptidase, which produces MTSLPNSIRLAMAAEGGAAAGDEFLWLEELQGKKALQWVQQENQRTVARFGQGEDFQRIEREVLDILNKDTQIPWVSKRGEYYYNFWQDQANPRGLLRRTTLDEYRKAKPAWETVLDIDALGKAEGKDWVYQGSQPLAPEYRYCLMQLSPDGGDATEIREFDLVAKRFVKDGFNVPVAKSRVSWVDRDTLFIATDFGPGSMTQSGYARIAKRWRRGTPLSAAETLYEAQPEDMAVFAYHDRTPGFERDFVGRSLDFYRRDYFLLAQDGRQKKIDIPADAELDTHREWLLIKPSSDWEVGGKRYPSGALLAANFDDYLAGKRELQLLFTPTTEQALSGYSGTRDHLILSIMDNVVNRLEVLTPQGGSWQRRPLGNPGAISTLSAGGIDEESNAYFLTVSGFLQPTSLYMGNLDGGEATLLKQAPQDFDAAGYQVSQHFARSKDGTRVPYFQIAAKDLKLDGSTPTLLYGYGGFEVPLLPGYLGGKAPAWLERGGVYVVANIRGGGEYGPAWHQAALKQKRHRAYEDFAAVAEDLIARKVTSAPHLGARGGSNGGLLVGNMLTLYPQLFGCIVCEVPLLDMQRYTQLSAGASWIAEYGDPSKPEEWAYIKTFSPYHNIQAQTAYPPVLFYTATSDDRVNPAHARKMAARMQAMGYQQAYFYENTEGGHSAAADKQQAAFHSALVSEFMWANLSGKPKSA
- a CDS encoding helix-turn-helix domain-containing protein — protein: MQELAGHLAHTLRTLRAQRGWSLTQAAEFTGVSKAMLGQIERGESSPTVATLWKIATGFNVAFSAFLEASPAQQQATLHRYGDLPVYDQDNADMRVVPLFPYDRQLGFDMFVIDLAPGAFSESSPHEPGVIEHVIVISGRLELAIDGAWHSLAAGEAMRFQADRPHAYRNAGSQTVRIHDLIHYPQS
- a CDS encoding benzoate/H(+) symporter BenE family transporter, with translation MRPAVTLRHLTLPAVMAGFVAVLVGYTSSAAIIFQAAAAAGATPAQIGGWLSTLGIAMGVTSLGLSLYHRTPILTAWSTPGAALLVTSLPGTPINEAIGVFIFASGLILLCGITGLFARLMDYIPQAISAAMLAGILLRFGLDAFASLQLNFLLSAGMGLTYLLSRRYLPRYAIVLTLAIGLAIATLQGDIQLTQQTPAFAVPEFIAPHFSWPTLLGIGVPFFVVTMASQNAPGIATLQAAGYRVPTSPLIAWTALTALLLAPFGGFSVCIAAITAAICMGPDVHPDPQRRYMGAVAAGGFYLLAGLFGGAIGLLFSALPVALIHTIAGLALLGTIGGSLQRALHDEKQRDAALIAFLITASGVTLLGIGSAFWGIVGGAIAHLLLSLPRRTSEA
- a CDS encoding cupin domain-containing protein; translation: MTEKAALLAQRLIRNVEQVEMKHDRRPPLYDSVGARLGTGTAADKLGASFDCVAPGMRSCPYHFHYAQEEMFIILEGSGTLRVAGEMLPIVSGDVIFIPPGPEYPHQIINTSDAPLKYLSVSTREQPELVMYPDSGKYQAMARSADGEQVRYLQRPSTSLDYWQDEP
- a CDS encoding aminoglycoside phosphotransferase family protein; protein product: MFTPYLQRWQLEQDGKAFETHSSLLMPVRYRGEAAMLKIAREQEERFGGRLMCWWRGEGAALVLAWHDDGILLERAQGEGSLAQLVRDGDDEQATQILCRAIAALHAPREAPLPELIPLQEWFSSLWPAAQAHGGMLRLSATTAAELLSSPREESVLHGDIHHDNVLDFGERGWLAIDPKRLYGERGFDYANIFCNPNYGIATDPAIFQRRVEQVCRLAGLDRRRLLQWILAWSGLSAAWFMEDGQAADIDFRVAELAARALDIPLPDGDSGFILPVIERG
- a CDS encoding RidA family protein, whose product is MTSLKRTNYPQLPTPGGPYVHAVRHGDRLYVSGLTAFATDAQGLSAPEQTQEILEQLATIAASEGVNLKALIKISVFLTDIADLAGVRPVLFDYFDGALPACSLMAVSALFSPAVCVEIEAVMALQ
- a CDS encoding nuclear transport factor 2 family protein, which translates into the protein MNDKTARPQDVVQQQLDAYNARDIEAFMACWADDAQYYEHPDTLLASGKAAIRERHLVRFQEPSLYGERIKRMAVGNMVVDQEVVTRNFPQGRGKMDVIAIYEVEQGRIAKAWFKIGPCVPDEGAL
- a CDS encoding nuclear transport factor 2 family protein encodes the protein MPTPLEIVRATYEGSSEENGRNLLAALAPDAEWTEAAGFPYAGTYIGPENIIKNVHQRLGSEWQGYRADVDHFYDAGDNVIAQGFYHGTYRATGKSFSASFAHIYTLRAGKIVKFVQIVDSAKVLEAMQP